ATAAAACCAATCCATCTTCTTTCTGTCTTTTCCAGTATAAAATGTAAATTTTGACTCTATTCCATTAATAGCATTTACAAAACCACCACCGTACGCAGTCTGAATATCCAAATTTCTGAATAAAACTTCCATACCCACTTCATCTTTAACTAATCCAACATTTTTACAAAAAATAGTTTTATGTCCATAATCTCTTGTTACTATCAAATCCACATGATATGGACTTTCTATATCGCCAGAAGCCTTATAACTGTGAGAATTTTCATCGGCAGGAGTACCTTCTTTATATTTGATTTCTCCCTGTACCGGACCTTTATATCCTTTATATGCAACACCGTCAATAATTACAACATTATCACTACTTGATTTCTCATTTTCTATATTCTCTGATTTTTGCTCTTTTATTTGACTGTTATTTTCTATCTGCTCTTCTTGCTTATTACCTATATTTGTTATTTCTTTCGTCTTTTGAGCATTATTACAACCTGCCATAAATATAGTAAATAACAATAATATTAATATCATTCCAATATATTTCTTAAAAATATTTTCTTTCAAAACCAATCATCTCCTTTTAAAAAACAAATTATTACAAAAAAACAGAGACACTACCACTTTTTAATGATAATGCCTCTGGTTTTCCAGTCAGCAATTACATATTAAGTTATAAATACTATATAATGTTCTCATTTTTAATTATACTTAATAGTAATATAGCTGTCAATTAAGTTAAAATACATAAATTATAATAAAATTATCATTAGATTTGATAAGCTAAATCCAATAATTATAAAAAATACTATCTTTCAATACGAAAGATAGTATTTTTTACCTGTAAAATCAATTAAATTTATATACTAATCATTCAAATGTTTAGAAGCACAATTTTTTGCATAACTACAACTGCTACAGCCTCCTAATTCACAACTTTGAGAACCCTTCTTTACACTTTTTATAAGAGAATATACCCCAAAACTTATTATTGGCAGAGCTATAACCCAAGTAACTACATTGTCCATAAAATCATCTCCTTAAAAACCTAATAATCTTCCTACCTGAAATACAATCATTGATACAAACCACGCTACTGCAAACTGATATGCAACTGAAAATCCTGTCCACTTCCAAGAATTAGTTTCTCTTTTAATAATACCAACAGTAGCTATGCAAGGAGTATAAAGAAGTACAAACACCATAAAAGCATAAGCTGTAAGCTGTGTAAATGACTGTCCTAATGCCTGTGCAAAAGCAACTGCACTAGGTTCTTCAGCTAACCCATATATTATTGACATATTACTTACAACTACTTCTTTAGCTAATACACCTGTTATTAATGATAATGTTGCTTGCCAGTTTCCAAATCCAAGTGGAGCAAATATCGGAGCAAATAATCTACCTATTGCAGCTCCAAAACTTTCTGTAAGTTCAACTGGTCCTGAAAAGTTATATCCTAATATAAACCATAATACAATTGAAGCCCCAAATATAAGTGTTCCCGCTTTTATTAAAAATCCTTTTACTCTTTCCCAAACATGCAGTAAAGTATCTTTTAAAGTTGGTATTCTATATGGTGGAAGTTCCATAACAAAAGGAGTAATATCTGATTTAAACAATGTTTTTTTGAAAATTAATCCTACTATTATTGCAATAAGTATACCTAATATATACAGTGAAAATACTACTTTGTTTTCTTTACCTGGGAAAAATGCAGCAGCAAATAAAGTATATACAGGAAGTCTTGCCGAACAAGATATAAACGGATTTATAAGTATAGCAGTCAGTCTGTCATTTTCATCTTCTAATGTTCTAGTACCCATAATAGCTGGAACATTGCAGCCAAATCCTAATATCATAGGTATAAATGCCTTTCCACTTAATCCAATTTTTCTCATAGCTCTATCCATTATAAATGCTACCCTTGCCATATATCCACTATCTTCAAGTATGGATATAGCTAAAAATAGACAAACTATATTAGGTAAAAATACTAATACTCCTCCTACACCTCCAATTATTCCATCTACTATTAAAGATTTTAACCACTCAGCAGCTCCTACAGACTCCAATAATCCAGTTACCCAACCTGACAAAGTTTCAGCAAAAAATACATCTATCATATCTAACAATTTATTTCCAACTAAATCAAAAGTAAAATAAAATACACCATACATTATTAGTGCAAATATTGGGAGTCCAAGCCATCTATTTGTAAGAATTTTATCAACTCTATCAGACATAGTAAGTTCTTTATTTTTAGGTTTTTTAACTGTCTTGGACACAATCTCAGCAATATAAGAATACCTTTTATCTGCTATTAAAGCCTCAAAATCATCTTCTAAAGATATTTCATTTGTCACCGCTATTTCATCTTCTGTTTTAGTTTTTAAATTCATTCCCAACAACTTTAAAACAGCTTCATCTTCTTCTAACACTTTTAAAGCTAACCATCTCAAATTGTATTTTTCTAATCCAGACATATCTTTTAATTTCTCTATTGTCTTTTCAATTTTTCCTTCTATTTCTTTCCCAAAATCTATTTGTTTGGGGTTATATGGAATACCCCCTTTTACTAAGTTCACTACTATATTTAATAAATCATCAACGCCTTCTTCCTTAGTAGCAACAATAGGAACAACTGGTACACCTAACTGTTCAGAAAGTTTTTTACAATCAATTTTTATACCTCTTTTTTCTGCAATATCCATCATATTAAGAGCAATGACAACTGGCTTTCCAAGTTCTATAAGTTGCATTGATAAGTACAAGTTTCTCTCAATATTTGAAGCATCTACAATATTTACAACTACATCTGGCAAGTCCTCTACAATATAATTTCTAGCTATTATTTCTTCAATTGAATAGGGAGATAAACTATATGTACCTGGTAAATCTACAACTATTATTTCATTATCTCTATACTTTAATTTACCTTCTTTTTTTTCAACTGTAACACCGGGCCAGTTACCCACTGAATGTCTTGCACCAGTCAAAGCATTAAAAAGAGTTGTCTTTCCACTATTTGGATTCCCGGCTAAAGCTATAGTAATACTACCTGCCATTTTAAAAATCCTCCTTATTTGATTTTGATATTCATTATCATTTTTGTGTTAAAAAAACTATTCTATCATAATATTTTCAGCATCTTTTTTCCTCAAAGTTAAACTATAACCTTTAATCTTAACTTCAATTGGGTCACCTAATGGTGCTATCTTTTCAACAATTACTTCAGCTCCTTTTACTATACCCATATCCATAAGACGTCTCTTAACAGCACCTTTTCCTTTTACCATAGCAACTATACCACTTTCTCCCGGCTTTAAATCTTTTAAAGTATTTTGCATAACGTAAAAACCTCCTTAAATATTTACAAATATATTTATAAATTAATCTACTTTATTAATTTATATAAGCATATGTAGCTGTATCATTTATTTTAAATTTCTCAATTTAAAAAACATCACAAAATTTAAGCCACATCTACTAATATTTGTTGAGTAACTACTCCTCCTAAAACTAACCTCGAGCCTCTTACATTTATAATAAATGCCCCATTTGTATTACTTGATATTACACTCAATTTTACTCCCGGAGTAAGTCCCATATCTTGCAATCTTTTTTTCATTTTAGGACCCCAATTTATCTTTTTTAAAATAACCTCTTGTCCGGCATTAACCATCGATAATGGCATATAAAACCCTCCCTATGAACTGATAAACTCAAATATTATTCATTATTATAT
The genomic region above belongs to Caminicella sporogenes DSM 14501 and contains:
- a CDS encoding FeoB-associated Cys-rich membrane protein, translated to MDNVVTWVIALPIISFGVYSLIKSVKKGSQSCELGGCSSCSYAKNCASKHLND
- the feoB gene encoding ferrous iron transport protein B produces the protein MAGSITIALAGNPNSGKTTLFNALTGARHSVGNWPGVTVEKKEGKLKYRDNEIIVVDLPGTYSLSPYSIEEIIARNYIVEDLPDVVVNIVDASNIERNLYLSMQLIELGKPVVIALNMMDIAEKRGIKIDCKKLSEQLGVPVVPIVATKEEGVDDLLNIVVNLVKGGIPYNPKQIDFGKEIEGKIEKTIEKLKDMSGLEKYNLRWLALKVLEEDEAVLKLLGMNLKTKTEDEIAVTNEISLEDDFEALIADKRYSYIAEIVSKTVKKPKNKELTMSDRVDKILTNRWLGLPIFALIMYGVFYFTFDLVGNKLLDMIDVFFAETLSGWVTGLLESVGAAEWLKSLIVDGIIGGVGGVLVFLPNIVCLFLAISILEDSGYMARVAFIMDRAMRKIGLSGKAFIPMILGFGCNVPAIMGTRTLEDENDRLTAILINPFISCSARLPVYTLFAAAFFPGKENKVVFSLYILGILIAIIVGLIFKKTLFKSDITPFVMELPPYRIPTLKDTLLHVWERVKGFLIKAGTLIFGASIVLWFILGYNFSGPVELTESFGAAIGRLFAPIFAPLGFGNWQATLSLITGVLAKEVVVSNMSIIYGLAEEPSAVAFAQALGQSFTQLTAYAFMVFVLLYTPCIATVGIIKRETNSWKWTGFSVAYQFAVAWFVSMIVFQVGRLLGF
- a CDS encoding FeoA family protein; translated protein: MQNTLKDLKPGESGIVAMVKGKGAVKRRLMDMGIVKGAEVIVEKIAPLGDPIEVKIKGYSLTLRKKDAENIMIE
- a CDS encoding FeoA family protein — its product is MPLSMVNAGQEVILKKINWGPKMKKRLQDMGLTPGVKLSVISSNTNGAFIINVRGSRLVLGGVVTQQILVDVA